The Mixta hanseatica genome includes a region encoding these proteins:
- the oppC gene encoding oligopeptide ABC transporter permease OppC: MILSKKNSEALDTFSEKLEVEGRSLWQDARRRFIHNRAALASLFILLLIALFVIIAPWVSPFAYDDTDWAMMSAAPDMESGHYFGTDSSGRDLLVRVAIGGRISLMVGIAAALVAVVVGTLYGTLAGYLGGKTDSVMMRLLEILNSFPFMFFVILLVTFFGQNILLIFVAIGMVSWLDMARIVRGQTLSLKRKEYIEAAQVGGVSTIKIVLRHIVPNVLGVVVVYASLLVPGMILFESFLSFLGLGTQEPLSSWGALLSDGANSMEVSPWLLLYPAGFLVITLFCFNFIGDGLRDALDPKDR, encoded by the coding sequence ATGATTTTGAGTAAGAAAAATAGCGAAGCTCTTGATACATTCAGTGAAAAGCTGGAAGTGGAAGGGCGCAGCTTATGGCAGGATGCGCGTCGTCGTTTTATACATAACCGTGCGGCGTTGGCCAGCCTGTTTATTTTATTGCTGATCGCGCTGTTTGTGATTATCGCCCCCTGGGTTTCTCCCTTTGCCTATGACGATACCGACTGGGCAATGATGTCTGCGGCGCCGGATATGGAGTCAGGTCACTATTTTGGCACTGACTCGTCCGGGCGCGATCTGTTGGTGCGCGTGGCGATTGGCGGGCGCATTTCGCTGATGGTTGGCATTGCCGCCGCGCTGGTGGCGGTGGTGGTTGGTACCCTGTATGGCACGCTGGCGGGCTATCTGGGCGGAAAAACCGACTCCGTTATGATGCGCCTGCTGGAAATCCTTAACTCTTTTCCCTTTATGTTCTTTGTGATTTTGCTGGTGACCTTTTTCGGACAAAACATCCTGCTGATCTTTGTCGCTATCGGCATGGTTTCCTGGCTGGATATGGCACGTATTGTGCGCGGACAGACATTAAGCCTGAAGCGTAAGGAATATATTGAGGCCGCACAGGTTGGGGGGGTATCAACCATCAAGATTGTGCTACGCCATATCGTGCCTAACGTGTTGGGCGTAGTGGTGGTTTACGCCTCGTTGCTGGTGCCGGGCATGATTCTGTTTGAATCATTTCTCAGCTTTTTGGGGTTGGGCACCCAGGAGCCGCTCAGCAGCTGGGGCGCCTTACTGAGTGACGGCGCCAATTCGATGGAAGTGTCGCCCTGGCTGCTGCTTTACCCAGCAGGCTTTCTGGTGATCACGCTGTTTTGTTTCAACTTTATCGGCGATGGCCTGCGTGATGCCCTCGACCCGAAAGATCGTTAA
- the oppB gene encoding oligopeptide ABC transporter permease OppB: protein MLKFILRRCLEAIPTLFILVTISFFMMRLAPGSPFTGERTLTPEVMANIEAKYHLNDPMWKQYADYLKQLAHGDFGPSFKYKDYTVNDLVAGSFPVSAKLGAAAFIFAVLLGVTAGVVAALNQNSKWDYVVMSVAMTGVVIPSFVVAPLLVLIFSITLKWLPGGGWNGGALKFMILPMVALSLAYIASIARITRGSMIEVMHSNFIRTARAKGLPTRRIVLRHALKPALLPVLSYLGPAFVGIITGSMVIETIYGLPGIGQLFVNGALNRDYSLVLSLTILVGTLTIVFNAIVDVLYAVIDPKIRY, encoded by the coding sequence ATGTTAAAGTTCATCCTGCGTCGCTGCCTTGAAGCAATCCCGACGCTATTTATTCTGGTTACCATCTCTTTTTTTATGATGCGCCTGGCGCCCGGCAGTCCATTTACCGGCGAACGCACCTTAACGCCGGAAGTAATGGCGAATATCGAGGCGAAATATCATTTAAACGATCCGATGTGGAAGCAGTATGCCGACTATTTAAAGCAGCTGGCCCACGGCGATTTTGGTCCCTCGTTTAAATATAAAGATTATACCGTTAATGATTTAGTGGCCGGCTCGTTCCCGGTTTCCGCGAAGCTCGGCGCGGCGGCTTTTATCTTTGCCGTCCTGTTGGGGGTGACGGCAGGCGTCGTCGCCGCGTTAAATCAAAACAGTAAATGGGATTATGTCGTTATGAGCGTGGCGATGACCGGCGTGGTCATCCCCAGCTTTGTTGTCGCGCCGCTGCTGGTATTAATTTTTTCCATCACCCTGAAATGGCTGCCCGGCGGCGGCTGGAACGGCGGCGCGCTGAAATTTATGATCCTGCCGATGGTGGCGCTGTCACTGGCTTATATCGCCAGCATTGCGCGTATTACCCGTGGATCAATGATTGAGGTAATGCACTCTAACTTTATTCGTACCGCGCGCGCGAAAGGGCTGCCGACGCGGCGTATTGTGTTACGCCACGCTTTAAAACCCGCACTGCTGCCGGTGCTATCTTATCTTGGCCCCGCCTTTGTCGGCATTATTACCGGCTCGATGGTGATCGAAACCATTTATGGGCTGCCGGGAATTGGTCAGCTGTTTGTTAATGGCGCGCTTAACCGTGACTATTCGCTGGTGCTGAGTCTGACGATTTTAGTCGGCACGCTGACTATTGTGTTTAATGCCATCGTTGACGTGCTGTATGCCGTTATCGATCCGAAAATTCGTTATTAA
- the oppA gene encoding oligopeptide ABC transporter substrate-binding protein OppA, with the protein MTNITKKSLAALGVMAALGALTVNSALAANVPAGVQLAEKQELIRGNGAELQSLDPHKVEGVPEAYVSRDLYEGLAINDADGKIQPGVAESWESKEGGKVWIFHLRKDVKWSNGEPLTANDFVYSWRRLADPKTASPYASYLQYGHLLNVDDIIAGKKAPDTLGIKAVDDHTLEVTLSEAVPYFYKLIIHHSMSPVYKPVIEKFGDKWTQPENFVGNGAFKVKEWVINERLVLERNPQYWDNAHTVLNKVTFLPISSEVTDANRYRSGGSDMTYNYLPIELYQKLKKDIPQEIHADPYLCTYYYEINNQKPPFNDPRVRTALKLGIDRDIIVNKVKAQGEDPAWSYTPPFTDGITMTKPEWMNWTQQKRNEEAKKLLAEAGYTADKPLSFSLLYNTSDLHKKLAIAAASIWKKNLGVDVKLQNQEWKTFLDTRHQGNFDVARAGWCADYNEPTSFLNTMLSDSSNNTSHYKSPAFDKLLAQALGAKDEATRGQLYGEAEKLLDKDSVIVPIYYYKNLRLVKPYVGGYTGKDPLDNSHDKDLYIIKH; encoded by the coding sequence ATGACCAACATCACAAAAAAAAGCCTGGCGGCACTGGGCGTTATGGCAGCGCTGGGCGCATTAACCGTGAACAGCGCGCTGGCGGCCAATGTGCCGGCTGGGGTTCAGCTGGCGGAAAAACAGGAGCTGATCAGAGGCAACGGCGCCGAGCTGCAGTCGCTCGATCCGCATAAAGTGGAAGGGGTGCCGGAAGCCTATGTGAGCCGCGATCTGTATGAAGGGCTGGCGATTAACGACGCTGACGGCAAAATCCAGCCGGGCGTGGCGGAAAGCTGGGAAAGCAAAGAGGGCGGTAAAGTCTGGATCTTCCATCTGCGTAAAGATGTGAAATGGTCCAATGGCGAGCCGTTAACCGCCAATGATTTTGTCTACAGCTGGCGCCGTCTGGCCGATCCGAAAACCGCCTCGCCCTATGCCAGCTATCTGCAGTACGGCCATCTGCTAAACGTAGATGATATTATCGCGGGCAAAAAAGCGCCGGATACCCTTGGGATTAAAGCGGTTGATGACCATACGCTGGAAGTGACGCTGAGCGAAGCGGTGCCTTATTTTTATAAGCTGATTATTCATCATTCAATGTCGCCGGTGTATAAACCCGTTATCGAAAAATTTGGCGATAAGTGGACGCAGCCGGAAAACTTCGTCGGCAATGGCGCGTTTAAAGTAAAAGAGTGGGTCATTAACGAACGCCTGGTTTTAGAGCGCAACCCGCAATACTGGGATAACGCCCATACCGTACTGAACAAAGTCACCTTCCTGCCGATCTCTTCAGAAGTGACCGATGCGAACCGCTATCGCAGCGGCGGCAGCGATATGACCTATAACTATTTACCGATTGAGCTGTACCAGAAACTGAAAAAAGATATTCCGCAGGAAATTCATGCTGACCCGTATCTCTGTACCTATTATTACGAAATTAATAACCAGAAACCGCCATTTAACGATCCGCGCGTGCGTACCGCGCTGAAGCTGGGTATCGATCGCGATATTATCGTGAATAAAGTCAAAGCGCAGGGCGAAGACCCGGCCTGGAGCTATACGCCGCCGTTTACTGACGGCATTACCATGACCAAACCGGAATGGATGAACTGGACCCAGCAGAAACGCAATGAAGAAGCGAAAAAACTGTTGGCCGAAGCGGGCTATACGGCGGATAAGCCGCTCTCTTTCAGCCTGCTGTATAACACCTCCGATCTGCATAAAAAGCTGGCAATCGCCGCCGCCTCTATCTGGAAGAAAAACCTGGGCGTTGACGTGAAGCTGCAGAACCAGGAGTGGAAAACCTTCCTGGATACGCGTCATCAGGGCAACTTTGATGTCGCGCGCGCCGGCTGGTGTGCCGACTACAACGAGCCGACCAGTTTCCTGAATACCATGCTCTCTGACAGCAGCAATAACACTTCGCACTATAAGAGCCCGGCGTTCGATAAGCTGCTGGCGCAGGCATTAGGCGCGAAAGATGAAGCAACGCGCGGCCAGCTATATGGCGAAGCGGAAAAGCTGCTGGATAAAGATTCCGTAATCGTGCCGATCTACTACTACAAAAACCTGCGTCTGGTGAAACCTTACGTCGGCGGTTATACCGGTAAAGATCCGCTGGATAATTCGCACGATAAAGATCTGTATATCATCAAACATTAA